One genomic region from Fusarium keratoplasticum isolate Fu6.1 chromosome 14, whole genome shotgun sequence encodes:
- a CDS encoding Epimerase domain-containing protein — MAQNILITGAGGFIGQELIASLIANSSPSDNFTLTDIAPPAIPSKIAQDAHRITSLAADLTDPSAVSKLLSQSYTHVYLLHGLMSGGAEANLDLGMKVNFDSIRNILDELRRGHPGTVVVFASSCAIYGQAEIVREFETLPQPKSSYGMEKIMIELLLNDFSRRGLLDGRIVRLPTVVVRPGAPSAAASSFASGIIRESLKGIRNTLPVSRDLELWVCSPTTVVKNLVKVKDIPAEKFGDSRVVNLPGITVSVQEMLDALKAVGGDEAISQIEEQRDPAIEAIVGSWPARFDVSRAYGLGLAEPEGILETVQAFHATLN, encoded by the coding sequence ATGGCACAaaacatcctcatcaccggcgccggcggcttCATTGGCCAAGAGCTGATCGCATCCCTCATTGCCAACTCGAGCCCCAGCGACAATTTCACGCTCACCGACATTGCCCCTCCAGCCATCCCATCCAAAATAGCACAAGATGCCCATCGTATCACATCCCTCGCTGCGGATCTCACCGACCCGTCAGCCGTCTCAAAACTCCTCTCTCAATCGTACACCCATGTCTACCTACTCCACGGGCTGATGTCCGGCGGTGCCGAGGCAAACCTCGACCTTGGAATGAAGGTCAACTTCGACTCCATCAGAAACATCCTGGATGAGCTGAGGCGTGGGCATCCCGGGACGGTAGTCGTATTTGCCAGCTCGTGCGCCATCTATGGCCAGGCGGAGATTGTGCGAGAGTTTGAGACGCTGCCACAGCCCAAGAGCTCGTATGGCATGGAAAAGATCATGATTGAGCTGCTGTTGAATGACTTTTCCCGTCGTGGTCTTCTTGATGGTCGGATTGTGAGACTTCCGACTGTTGTCGTTCGACCTGGAGCTCCGTCTGCCGCTGCCTCAAGTTTCGCCTCAGGCATTATCCGCGAATCACTGAAGGGTATTCGAAATACCCTGCCCGTGAGCCGAGATCTTGAGCTTTGGGTATGCAGCCCGACAACGGTGGTTAAGAACCTTGTCAAAGTGAAAGACATCCCAGCTGAGAAGTTTGGTGATTCGCGGGTCGTCAATCTGCCTGGAATCACAGTCAGCGTTCAAGAGATGCTAGACGCTCTTAAGGcggttggtggtgatgaagcAATCTCTCAAATTGAAGAACAGAGGGACCCAGCCATCGAAGCAATTGTAGGAAGCTGGCCCGCTAGGTTTGACGTTTCAAGGGCTTATGGACTTGGCTTGGCAGAACCGGAGGGGATCTTGGAGACTGTCCAGGCGTTTCATGCGACACTGAACTAA
- a CDS encoding Zn(2)-C6 fungal-type domain-containing protein, with amino-acid sequence MSKRSRGNSSHEVPEASFNAPKRVAIGAHNDQPVAHISRNIRACTTCRKHKIKCLMDDTGPPCRRCTDKKLSCVVSKNLQTILDEKTELSEAVLADLESLHSAMKEMRSAAGMPDLPPLRISLLSEGRDPSTSQPPVTNFQYALDEVNGPSCDNSPKLTPEDDRLPHAPIHSLYALTKMRALRSPEDPKDGQSKPIDDFISRGLIQQADAERLFALYRDRLDGFIYSIGCRYKSLDELRRKSSILSAATLTVAALHDPDADKVYGICSSELRRLTEKSMLQRSGDRDYFRALSIASYWLSDLSWTLSGHAIRRATECNVHNSFSRAIKEQTEDAIDYARIWSILFICDQHLAILYDRPAIIQDEWSTQDWEGFLQAPFATAQDERLMSQVELMGVVRSVRQLFGPDKGETIPRVYVSQIGHYNRQLDQWIAKWTTRLPEQHPAIGGFPRKGALLHFHFAQLYLFSHVFRGQSDAIPGHFLDSASMAVTAASAIIDMLVTDPDISSGIVGMPSYLISMTAFCCMFLAKVAHKYGDNLIRRDQARDKITQLIEHLRSLSMGKWHLASLMIGGLEKVLTLLAPTNGVDDAILDVILNGDSNHGFGDAVGVEHMLPRVDGNPCPTWDTTFGLSPIFGFDPAYLDVDGYLQSIAMFPNGETQ; translated from the exons ATGTCGAAGCGCTCTAGGGGCAATAGCAGCCATGAAGTGCCCGAGGCCTCCTTT AACGCCCCAAAGAGGGTGGCGATAGGGGCACACAATGATCAGCCGGTGGCGCACATCTCGAGGAATATCAGGGCATGCACGACTTGCCGCAAGCACAAG ATCAAATGCCTAATGGACGATACTGGACCGCCGTGTCGAAGGTGCACTGACAAGAAGCTCAGCTGCGTTGTGAGCAAGAACCTTCAGACCATTCTCGACGAAAAGACAGA ACTATCAGAGGCGGTGCTGGCGGACCTGGAGTCCCTCCACTCAGCCATGAAAGAAATGAGAAGCGCCGCAGGAATGCCCGACCTTCCACCGCTTCGGATCTCACTTCTCTCAGAAGGCCGTGATCCATCAACTTCGCAACCACCCGTCACTAACTTCCAGTATGCCTTGGATGAAGTCAACGGTCCTTCCTGCGACAACTCGCCTAAGCTCACGCCAGAGGACGACCGGCTGCCGCACGCCCCTATACATTCCCTGTACGCGTTGACCAAGATGAGGGCGTTACGTTCGCCTGAGGATCCCAAGGATGGGCAAAGCAAGCCAATCGACGATTTCATCTCGCGAGGGCTGATTCAACAAGCCGATGCAGAGCGTCTCTTTGCGCTTTACCGCGATCGACTTGATGGTTTCATCTACTCTATCGGATGTAGATACAAGTCCCTGGATGAACTACGCCGGAAAAGCTCCATTCTTTCCGCTGCAACCTTGACGGTCGCCGCCTTGCATGATCCAGACGCCGACAAGGTCTATGGAATATGCAGCTCCGAGCTGCGCAGGCTGACCGAAAAGTCAATGCTTCAACGGTCAGGGGATCGGGACTATTTTAGAGCCCTTAGCATTGCTTCATACTGGCTAAGCGATCTATCGTGGACTCTGTCGGGACACGCTATTCGTCGGGCTACAGAATGCAACGTTCACAACAGTTTCAGCCGGGCTATCAAGGAACAGACGGAAGATGCCATCGACTACGCCCGCATCTGGTCCATTCTCTTTATATGTGACCAGCATCTCGCCATACTCTACGATCGGCCCGCCATCATCCAAGATGAATGGTCGACGCAGGACTGGGAAGGCTTTCTGCAGGCTCCGTTCGCCACAGCCCAGGATGAAAGGCTCATGAGCCAGGTCGAGCTGATGGGAGTCGTGAGGAGTGTCAGGCAACTGTTTGGTCCAGACAAAGGCGAGACGATACCACGGGTCTATGTCAGCCAGATAGGCCATTATAACCGGCAACTGGATCAATGGATCGCAAAGTGGACGACACGGCTACCAG AGCAACACCCCGCTATTGGAGGGTTTCCCCGGAAAGGGGCTCTCCTTCACTTTCACTTCGCACAGCTATACCTCTTTTCCCACGTCTTTCGTGGCCAATCAGACGCCATTCCCGGCCATTTTCTTGACTCAGCATCCATGGCTGTCACCGCTGCATCGGCTATAATAGACATGCTCGTGACTGACCCTGACATCTCGTCTGGCATCGTCGGCATGCCATCCTATCTCATCTCCATGACAGCCTTTTGTTGCATGTTTCTGGCCAAGGTGGCCCACAAGTACGGCGACAACCTGATAAGACGCGACCAGGCTCGGGATAAGATTACCCAACTGATAGAGCACCTCCGTTCGCTGTCAATGGGGAAGTGGCACTTGGCCAGCCTGATGATTGGTGGGCTCGAGAAGGTGTTGACGTTGCTTGCACCTACGAATGGAGTagatgatgccatccttgatgtGATCCTCAACGGTGACAGCAATCACGGGTTTGGAGACGCAGTGGGCGTAGAGCATATGCTCCCGCGTGTGGATGGAAATCCTTGTCCGACGTGGGACACGACTTTCGGGCTCTCGCCAATCTTTGGCTTTGATCCAGCATATCTTGATGTCGATGGGTATTTGCAGTCAATAGCTATGTTTCCCAACGGAGAAACTCAGTAA
- a CDS encoding Histidinol dehydrogenase, whose product MTRTYVKRPAASGASRTKTNGSPVDVAGIVKGVIDTVRQQGDGAVRRYSEQFDKWSPVSFELSKKDIEQVMAELPEQVIQDIKTVQANVRKFAEAQKDSLKEFELEMATGVVLGQKNNPIDSVGAYIPGGRYPLLASAHMTILTAKVAGVRNVVACTPPAAGKLPLATVAAMHLAGADQIFILGGIQAIAAMAVGTETVPKVDFIAGPGNAFVAEAKRQLFGEIGIDLFAGPTEVLVVADETADPYTVATDLLSQAEHGPDTPAVLITTSEDLAKRTIEYCDQQLATLKTAAVASVSWQDFGEVIVTDTIDEAYQVADEFASEHVQILTANPRDALTKMQHYGALFLGPMTCVSFGDKCIGTNHVLPTKHAARYTGGLWVGKFLRTVTYQEVTSAEESGKLGRLCGRAARVELFEGHARSGDIRASLYLKDKFDWVKP is encoded by the exons ATGACCCGTACATACGTTAAACGACCCGCTGCTTCTGGTGCATCTAGGACCAAAACAAACGGATCACCGGTTGATGTAGCGGGAATAGTGAAAGGAGTGATCGACACCGTTCGTCAGCAGGGCGACGGCGCTGTTCGTCGATACAGCGAGCAGTTCGACAAATGGTCCCCTGTCAGCTTCGAGCTATCCAAGAAGGATATCGAGCAAGTCATGGCCGAGCTCCCGGAGCAGGTGATCCAAGACATCAAAACGGTTCAGGCAAATGTGCGGAAATTTGCCGAGGCCCAGAAGGACTCACTGAAGGAATTTGAACTCGAAATGGCCACTGGCGTCGTGCTAGGCCAGAAGAACAATCCGATTGACTCAGTAGGCGC ATATATCCCGGGCGGGCGGTATCCATTGTTAGCTTCCGCACACATGACTATCCTGACCGCCAAGGTAGCTGGTGTGAGGAACGTCGTAGCCTGTACGCCCCCAGCCGCAGGCAAGCTTCCTCTGGCAACAGTCGCTGCCATGCATCTCGCAGGAGCAGACCAGATATTCATTCTCGGCGGCATCCAGGCTATCGCAGCCATGGCCGTCGGAACTGAGACAGTCCCAAAAGTGGACTTTATCGCTGGCCCAGGGAATGCCTTTGTTGCTGAAGCCAAGAGGCAGTTGTTTGGCGAGATCGGCATCGACCTCTTCGCTGGGCCGACCGAGGTGCTGGTTGTCGCTGACGAGACGGCTGATCCCTACACCGTCGCCACAGATCTCCTCAGTCAAGCTGAGCACGGGCCGGACACGCCAGCTGTTCTGATAACCACTTCGGAGGATCTAGCCAAGCGTACTATAGAGTACTGCGACCAACAGTTGGCCACTTTGAAGACGGCAGCGGTGGCCAGTGTTTCATGGCAGGACTTTGGTGAGGTGATTGTCACTGACACCATCGATGAGGCTTATCAAGTTGCCGATGAGTTCGCCTCAGAGCATGTTCAAATCCTCACAGCAAACCCCAGAGACGCCCTCACCAAGATGCAGCATTATGGCGCTCTTTTTCTCGGGCCTATGACTTGTGTCTCGTTCGGTGACAAG TGCATCGGAACCAACCATGTTCTGCCTACCAAGCATGCAGCCAGGTACACTGGAGGGCTATGGGTGGGTAAGTTTCTCCGTACTGTCACCTACCAGGAGGTCACATCTGCCGAAGAGAGTGGCAAGCTTGGTCGCCTTTGTGGCAGAGCTGCTAGAGTAGAGCTTTTTGAGGGCCATGCGAGATCGGGGGACATCCGCGCAAGCCTGTACCTAAAGGATAAGTTTGACTGGGTCAAACCATAG
- a CDS encoding Sialidase domain-containing protein has product MAPNIQSTPIPAATVQSHASNLLQLPDKTLLCTWFGGSQEGLPDISIWLSRLEPGSSSWTSPKKISYDENRSCQNPVLFRVPDSGEIWLLHTSQDAGNQDGAYILVRKSSDQGITWSEAKQLLPGKTGIFTRQPIVVLKDGTWLLPVFYCRGTPGRRWIGNDDISGVFYSKDGGKTWNEKQIPDSSGAVHMNIVPPASGQSPWVAFYRSRWADNVYRSTSTNGLDWAKPEALTLPNPNSGICAARLRSGKLAIVFNRSAASPDSLRREGLYDDITPEDDKRPNQVAVGQKSAIWGTPRKALTVGVSDDDGLTWTERVLEDGDGFCGTNSSTGKENRELSYPSILVQDGDGPEVTHIAFTFHRQFIKHVRIEDIEGWVKG; this is encoded by the coding sequence ATGGCACCCAACATCCAGAGCACCCCGATTCCCGCAGCGACAGTCCAGTCCCATGCATCAAATTTGCTTCAACTGCCAGACAAGACGTTACTCTGTACCTGGTTTGGTGGCTCGCAAGAGGGTCTTCCAGACATCAGCATCTGGCTCTCTCGTCTCGAGCCGGGCTCATCATCCTGGACTTCTCCCAAGAAAATCTCCTACGACGAGAATAGGAGCTGCCAGAACCCGGTTCTATTCAGAGTGCCAGACAGCGGTGAGATATGGCTACTTCATACCTCACAAGACGCTGGAAATCAAGACGGGGCCTATATCTTGGTTCGCAAGTCATCCGACCAGGGCATCACCTGGTCTgaggccaagcagcttctcccGGGAAAGACAGGCATCTTCACCCGTCAACCCATTGTCGTGCTAAAGGACGGGACTTGGCTCTTGCCAGTCTTCTACTGCCGAGGTACGCCTGGTCGCCGGTGGATCGGAAATGACGACATCTCGGGAGTCTTTTACTCAAAAGACGGCGGTAAAACCTGGAACGAGAAGCAGATCCCGGACAGTTCTGGCGCCGTGCACATGAACATAGTGCCTCCGGCTTCTGGGCAATCTCCTTGGGTTGCTTTCTACCGCAGCCGCTGGGCAGACAACGTCTACCGCTCAACCTCCACCAACGGCCTTGACTGGGCAAAGCCAGAGGCTCTCACTCTACCGAACCCCAACAGCGGCATCTGCGCCGCCCGCCTTCGCTCCGGCAAGTTGGCCATTGTGTTCAACCGATCTGCTGCTTCCCCCGACTCGTTGAGACGGGAAGGGCTCTACGACGATATCACTCCTGAAGATGATAAGCGACCAAACCAGGTTGCCGTTGGCCAAAAGAGCGCGATATGGGGAACTCCTCGGAAAGCGCTCACAGTAGGCGTgtcggatgatgatggcttgacTTGGACTGAGCGTGTGCTGGAGGACGGTGACGGGTTCTGTGGGACGAACAGCTCTACGGGAAAGGAGAATCGGGAACTAAGCTACCCGAGTATTCTCGTACAAGACGGGGACGGCCCGGAAGTCACACACATTGCGTTTACCTTCCACCGGCAGTTTATCAAGCATGTCAGGATAGAGGATATTGAGGGGTGGGTTAAGGGTTAG